A genomic region of Tistrella mobilis contains the following coding sequences:
- the rplD gene encoding 50S ribosomal protein L4, producing MDVKVITLDNEDAGTIALADEVFGLPARVDILHRMVRYQLAKRRAGTHKVKTISEIAGSTAKIYRQKGTGRARHGAKRANIFRGGATVHGPVVRSHAHDLPKKVRRLALKTALSVKAQGGKLVVVDELKADDAKTKALVARLEKAGLGSSTLFIGGTEVDQGFRLAARNLIGIDVLPSQGANVYDILRRDTLVLSRAAVESLEARLK from the coding sequence ATGGATGTGAAGGTCATTACCCTCGATAACGAGGATGCCGGCACGATCGCGCTGGCTGACGAGGTGTTCGGTCTCCCGGCCCGCGTCGACATCCTGCACCGGATGGTGCGCTACCAGCTCGCCAAGCGGCGCGCCGGGACGCACAAGGTGAAGACGATCTCCGAGATCGCCGGCTCGACCGCGAAGATCTACCGCCAGAAGGGCACGGGCCGCGCGCGGCACGGCGCCAAGCGGGCGAACATCTTCCGCGGCGGCGCCACGGTCCACGGTCCCGTGGTCCGCAGCCATGCCCACGACCTGCCGAAGAAGGTGCGTCGTCTGGCCCTGAAGACCGCGCTGTCGGTCAAGGCCCAGGGTGGCAAGCTGGTGGTGGTCGACGAGCTGAAGGCCGACGACGCCAAGACCAAGGCGCTGGTGGCCCGTCTCGAGAAGGCCGGTCTGGGCAGCTCGACGCTGTTCATCGGCGGCACCGAGGTCGACCAGGGCTTCCGCCTCGCCGCCCGCAACCTGATCGGCATCGACGTTCTGCCGAGCCAGGGCGCCAATGTTTACGACATCCTGCGCCGCGACACCCTGGTGCTGTCGCGCGCCGCGGTCGAGAGCCTGGAGGCGCGGCTGAAATGA